A region from the Delphinus delphis chromosome Y, mDelDel1.2, whole genome shotgun sequence genome encodes:
- the LOC132419225 gene encoding thymosin beta-4, whose product MSDKPDMAEIEKFDKSKLKKTETKEKNPLPSQETIEQEKQAGES is encoded by the exons ATGTCTGACAAACCCGATATGGCTGAGATTGAGAAATTCGATAAGTCgaaactgaagaaaacagaaacgaAAGAGAAAAATCCACTGCCTTCACAAGAAa CGATTGAACAGGAGAAGCAAGCAGGCGAGTCGTAA